A single window of Triplophysa rosa linkage group LG2, Trosa_1v2, whole genome shotgun sequence DNA harbors:
- the LOC130569279 gene encoding alpha-2,8-sialyltransferase 8E-like — protein MVVFFPLLLRNRCCHVCFLFFRVLDAFQPVYCMELRHRFSIITSTRIDIKSFTKDLSALMSCPPVSNVTMKELHRVRLHSCCNATGVLYLTKQNTAVNEGIPFEVNSKRSYQINAAIHDMLPEEFPWSKRSLGHCAVVGSGGILKNSSCGREIDSADYVIRFNMPPVNDSDVGLKTDLLTVNPSQLKRFGNMKVNPDPLVQRVSLYGNSSIIVPAFAFSAYTQVAINTLKVLRPIRPHQRVVFFSPSYLKKLAGLWKGRGLKVFRLSTGFMLINVALELCDHVHVYGFWPFGINLQQQEVPHHYFDNVGPKRGFHSMPKEFLNLLQFHSQGALTLHLQPCS, from the exons ATGGTAGTATTCTTTCCTCTGCTACTGAGAAATAGATGCTGTCatgtatgttttttattcttCAGAGTTTTAGATGCCTTCCAACCAGTGTACTGCATGGAGCTCCGTCACAGGTTTTCCATCATCACTTCAACTAG aattgatATCAAAAGCTTCACTAAGGATCTTTCAGCATTGATGAGCTGTCCACCCGTGTCCAACGTCACCATGAAGGAGTTACACAG AGTCAGACTGCATTCCTGTTGTAACGCAACAGGTGTTTTATACTTGACAAAGCAGAACACAGCTGTCAATGAGGGAATTCCCTTTGAAGTTAACTCAAAACGGAGCTACCAAATAAATGCTGCAATTCATGACATGCTGCCTGAG gagTTTCCCTGGAGTAAGCGTTCTCTCGGTCATTGTGCTGTGGTGGGCAGTGGAGGGATTCTGAAGAACAGTAGTTGTGGAAGAGAGATTGACAGTGCAGACTATGTCATCAG GTTTAACATGCCTCCTGTTAATGACAGTGATGTTGGGTTAAAAACTGATCTGCTCACTGTTAATCCCAGTCAATTGAAACG CTTTGGGAACATGAAAGTTAATCCAGATCCATTAGTGCAGCGTGTGAGTTTGTACGGAAACTCATCAATCATCGTACCAGCCTTTGCATTTTCAGCTTACACTCAAGTAGCCATCAACACACTCAAAGTGCTCCGGCCGATCAGACCTCACCAGCGAGTCGTCTTCTTTTCGCCAAGCTACCTTAAGAAATTGGCTGGTCTCTGGAAGGGGCGTGGCTTGAAAGTGTTCCGCCTCTCCACAGGTTTTATGTTAATTAATGTGGCACTAGAGCTGTGCGATCACGTGCACGTTTATGGATTTTGGCCATTTGGGATCAATCTGCAACAGCAAGAGGTTCCACATCATTATTTCGACAATGTAGGACCCAAACGTGGTTTTCACTCCATGCCAAAAGAGTTTCTCAACTTACTGCAGTTCCACAGCCAGGGGGCGCTAACACTGCACCTACAGCCCTGCTCATAA
- the LOC130569276 gene encoding uncharacterized protein LOC130569276: protein MLFTVIYGGKKKLIKVDGADYTSLMTQVRKKFSISDKDLTLQNDTGVEVDEDVFTDLLEERSHDILWRVVDKDSECSVLDSSCSSQTDTLSVSSETDDSAGPSSKRPCFDGVFEAKQFVRDILEEKAGGPAVLSEYKEHGKLTDSTRRHLVNIVVAHITDKEGRVPSKETKTRCALGIVTLFPSMKDPYSRTGYEHFYDPKSNQGYISWRLKTVSRQSKHHGGHHSKKDARSSGTSDSEGSGGPTAHRETCNHLEQQLEGDQCKEAISFMNHCVEKDLIFEKMKATFKHIQLLIHDAAKSNTVLSVFPRFLDTKGLILQDFDIQFGTETASRLLEQWDSLKSKIIAEARTLTSTLHLNSLLSDAQGNRQDEDSDWQVWDSDMSSILLLANLLPPSAGGRNKSTKISIREAMYHIVQFHKACRSLTEHINKTEGFQPHLLAVGSAKNIIHDFYIVLDGKLLPCQAKSSLAAFDELFKAYFVFSVSYPHCLRAMYTFIQTTIYKIDLGTYRETPRVKDLRAKLLN from the exons ATGCTGTTCACTGTAATATACGGCGGAAAGAAGAAACTGATAAAAGTAGATGGAGCAGATTACACCAGTTTAATGACTCAAG TCAGGAAGAAATTTTCAATCAGTGACAAAGACCTAACATTACAAAACGACACTGGTGTGGAGGTGGATGAAGATGTATTCACTGACTTGCTGGAGGAGAGATCACATGATATCCTATGGAGAGTTGTTGACAAAGATTCAG AATGCTCAGTCCTCGATTCTTCCTGTAGCTCACAAACTGACACTCTTTCAGTGTCGTCTGAGACTGATGACAGTGCTGGACCAAGCTCCAAGAGACCTTGTTTTGATGGAGTTTTTGAGGCAAAACAG TTTGTTAGAGACATTTTAGAGGAAAAAGCAGGAGGACCTGCGGTTTTGTCTGAATATAAAGAACATGGAAAACTCACAGACTCAACCCGGCGACACTTGGTTAACATTGTTGTCGCACACATTACTGACAAAGAAGG CCGTGTCCCttctaaagaaacaaaaactcGTTGTGCCTTGGGAATTGTAACACTGTTCCCATCAATGAAGGATCCATACTCAAGAACTGGATAT GAGCATTTTTATGACCCTAAGAGCAACCAAGGATACATATCTTGGCGACTCAAAACAGTTTCGCGGCAAAGCAAACACCACGGCGGACACCACAGCAAGAAGGATGCTAGGTCAAGTGGAACATCAGACAGTGAGGGCAGTGGAGGACCAACAGCTCATAGAGAAACTTGCAACCATTTGGAACAGCAGTTGGAGGGTGACCAATGCAAAGAAGCGATATCTTTCATGAATCATTGTGTAGAAAAGGACCTGATTTTTGAGAAGATGAAAGCAACATTCAAGCACATACAGCTCCTTATTCATGATGCAGCGAAGTCCAATACAGTGCTTTCAGTTTTTCCGAGATTTCTCGACACTAAAGGACTG ATACTTCAAGATTTTGACATCCAATTTGGAACAGAAACAGCCTCCAGACTTCTTGAACAATGGGACAGTCTAAAGTCCAAGATCATTGCAGAAGCAAGAACACTTACTTCGACCTTGCATCTGAACAGCCTGCTTTCAGATGCCCAGGGTAACAGACAAGACGAGGATTCCGATTGGCAAG tatggGACAGTGACATGTCCTCTATTTTACTCCTGGCCAACCTTTTGCCACCTTCAGCTGGTGGTAGGAACAAATCCACCAAGATAAGCATCAGAGAGGCAATGTACCACATTGTGCAGTTTCACAAG gcTTGCCGTAGTCTAACTGAACACATTAACAAGACTGAAGGCTTTCAACCACATCTCCTTGCAGTTGGCTCAGCGAAGAACATCATCCATGATTTTTACATCGTGCTGGATGGAAAACTCCTTCCATGTCAGGCAAAGTCTTCCCTTGCTGCCTTTGATGAACTTTTTAAAGCATACTTTGTCTTTAGCGTGTCATACCCCCACTGCTTACGTGCAATGTATACATTCATCCAGACAACTATCTACAAGATAGATCTTGGTACATATCGTGAAACCCCTAGGGTTAAGGACCTACGAGCTAAACTTTTGAACTAG